One window from the genome of Nostoc sp. PCC 7120 = FACHB-418 encodes:
- a CDS encoding ribbon-helix-helix domain-containing protein: MNTEAFIDMTKRTTIVLPDAVYEDLQLWADEEGRATANLVAFLVEQAIRAKFPSKYPPAYKRVDASDRQA; this comes from the coding sequence ATGAACACAGAAGCTTTCATCGACATGACCAAAAGAACAACTATTGTTTTACCTGACGCAGTTTATGAGGACTTACAATTATGGGCTGATGAAGAAGGTAGAGCTACAGCTAATCTTGTAGCGTTTCTTGTTGAGCAGGCCATAAGAGCTAAATTTCCTTCCAAATATCCCCCTGCTTATAAAAGAGTGGACGCAAGCGATCGCCAAGCGTGA
- a CDS encoding ParM/StbA family protein, whose product MTTAYLNAENWLAQADLFANSGLTTITGGKDPGAGYGKAIYGDFSIMMPAAYSLVRNRNIRHYETISKDGCWVCYVDGARKDLKDVQFFWGSAAITQRDYTLLHEDKSKKAELALESILADLAVLNIPDGMRLEISLSNHNPQRWDKEIKRRVQGIHTFQHKHPINQQIVTKTVEIVVTGVYREGFGSIAYCLFGEPILTLEESEVAIALDIGSSTWLITVFNGNGAVIGEHLIENGCGELHSMIAEALDKRNDSGSLISKDVKHSPSLVNKGILEGTLTYGGNHLTGKKFELEYAQYLEQWWSSQIEKFANFVTSKNYLDRAKYLVAWGGGVSLPVVDENLAQFGFMVLPNPQFINAMGLKLLTESMTGVETSV is encoded by the coding sequence ATGACAACCGCATACTTGAATGCCGAAAATTGGCTTGCTCAAGCCGACTTATTCGCCAATTCCGGGTTAACTACCATCACGGGAGGTAAAGACCCCGGTGCTGGGTATGGCAAGGCTATCTATGGTGATTTTTCTATCATGATGCCAGCCGCATACTCATTAGTCCGTAACCGCAACATTCGCCATTACGAAACCATATCTAAAGATGGCTGCTGGGTGTGTTATGTGGACGGCGCGAGAAAGGACTTAAAAGATGTTCAATTCTTCTGGGGTAGTGCAGCGATCACACAACGCGACTACACCCTACTCCATGAGGACAAGTCCAAAAAAGCAGAACTGGCATTAGAAAGCATACTTGCAGACTTAGCAGTTCTGAATATTCCCGATGGGATGAGACTAGAGATTAGCTTGAGCAACCACAATCCCCAACGCTGGGACAAAGAAATTAAGCGACGAGTGCAAGGTATTCACACCTTCCAACATAAACACCCCATCAATCAGCAAATTGTTACTAAAACGGTTGAGATTGTAGTTACAGGTGTTTACCGCGAAGGCTTTGGCAGTATCGCTTACTGTCTATTTGGTGAACCAATTCTCACACTTGAAGAATCAGAGGTGGCTATCGCGCTTGATATCGGTTCATCGACTTGGTTAATTACCGTATTTAACGGCAATGGTGCAGTGATTGGCGAACATTTAATAGAGAATGGCTGCGGTGAATTGCACTCAATGATTGCCGAGGCATTAGACAAAAGAAATGACTCAGGAAGCCTAATATCCAAAGATGTCAAACATTCCCCTTCCTTAGTAAATAAAGGGATTTTAGAAGGCACTTTGACTTATGGAGGAAATCACTTAACAGGCAAGAAATTTGAATTGGAATATGCCCAGTATTTAGAGCAATGGTGGTCAAGCCAGATTGAGAAATTCGCCAACTTTGTCACCTCTAAGAATTACCTAGACCGTGCTAAATACTTGGTGGCTTGGGGTGGTGGAGTTTCCTTACCAGTAGTCGATGAGAATCTAGCACAATTCGGCTTTATGGTCTTACCAAATCCGCAATTTATCAATGCAATGGGATTGAAGTTACTAACAGAAAGTATGACAGGAGTAGAAACAAGTGTCTGA
- a CDS encoding ATP-binding protein has translation MKHKQFESYTSSGTANNITVGVLATIGLICGAKSFTGTQISLVEYCFIPSTLTLPDNRAKYCTPDKRYIMPESEFYAEAYAPANPEFQRDNFLPTKATRLRIIPPSNPNKPLWGLAAVVTTGGAFALSKAREWRLMQLLPSIRNELKANWLISKMREGLRLHKESYTAQLDYEFHQWSENRRARAAQLSNMTPQELAIFTEQVRLRAEAEARAQLQQASGQPRGALPGQSIEDITNPSDKVTGADSTQTIAPKDSWVQNLVKQTALIWGNQGGGKSWLARYVVKQKKQAGYRVIVLDPDSNRAEWRGVESYHSWDEIEQQIRNYVKELESRLKIFNNSTMSEEQWRQKLWTEGKALSLICEEATTYADFIKDAELLEKFGKLALTKSRKQEMPLTVVAHNNTQTCLFGIKGLHNLVSKMLQVECLAEVDPVTLQPKSTGRAKVKLDSSNEWLDVILPSLTAKISDFSDTVTPASNPIPPIDKATLERIYELEFNIGGKAGDTPNEKNKLSPMAQKLYEYLTRTERIEADVREFKGNFKVNGERFTVEQIKGWMYEIVGASLADWIGEGVIKLNQI, from the coding sequence ATGAAACACAAGCAATTCGAGTCATATACAAGTTCAGGGACAGCCAACAATATTACTGTAGGTGTGCTGGCAACCATCGGCTTAATCTGTGGGGCTAAATCATTCACTGGCACTCAAATTAGTTTGGTGGAATATTGTTTCATCCCCTCTACGCTGACCTTACCAGATAACCGTGCTAAATACTGCACACCAGATAAACGCTACATAATGCCGGAGTCTGAGTTTTATGCCGAAGCTTACGCACCAGCTAACCCTGAATTTCAACGTGATAATTTTCTGCCAACCAAAGCAACCAGACTAAGGATTATTCCACCCAGTAACCCGAATAAACCGCTTTGGGGTCTAGCCGCAGTTGTGACTACTGGTGGAGCTTTTGCATTGTCTAAGGCTAGGGAATGGCGATTGATGCAACTGCTACCCTCAATCAGAAATGAGCTAAAAGCCAACTGGTTGATCAGCAAAATGCGAGAAGGGCTAAGACTCCACAAAGAAAGCTACACCGCCCAACTAGACTACGAATTTCACCAATGGAGTGAAAATCGACGGGCAAGGGCAGCGCAGTTATCAAACATGACACCCCAAGAATTAGCCATATTTACCGAACAGGTCAGGTTAAGGGCTGAGGCTGAAGCACGAGCGCAACTGCAACAAGCAAGCGGACAGCCAAGAGGTGCATTGCCGGGGCAGTCGATTGAAGATATCACTAACCCATCAGATAAGGTGACGGGTGCTGACTCTACCCAGACGATTGCTCCCAAAGACAGTTGGGTACAAAACTTAGTCAAACAAACTGCCTTAATTTGGGGCAACCAAGGGGGTGGTAAAAGTTGGCTTGCCCGTTACGTTGTTAAACAGAAAAAACAGGCAGGCTATCGAGTTATCGTCCTTGACCCTGACAGTAACCGTGCAGAATGGCGAGGCGTTGAAAGTTATCACTCTTGGGACGAGATAGAGCAGCAGATCCGTAATTACGTTAAAGAACTGGAATCAAGATTAAAAATCTTTAATAACTCAACTATGAGTGAGGAGCAATGGCGGCAGAAACTTTGGACAGAGGGTAAAGCTTTATCTCTAATTTGTGAGGAAGCAACCACCTACGCTGACTTTATAAAAGATGCAGAATTATTGGAGAAATTCGGCAAGCTGGCATTAACTAAGAGCCGTAAACAAGAAATGCCTTTAACTGTGGTTGCTCACAACAATACCCAGACTTGTTTATTCGGAATAAAAGGCTTACATAATCTCGTTTCTAAGATGCTTCAGGTTGAATGTTTGGCTGAAGTAGATCCAGTTACACTACAGCCAAAATCTACAGGTAGAGCTAAGGTAAAACTCGATAGTTCTAACGAATGGCTTGATGTTATTCTGCCGAGTTTGACAGCCAAAATATCTGATTTTAGTGACACAGTAACACCAGCATCTAATCCAATTCCACCCATAGATAAAGCCACATTAGAACGCATTTATGAACTGGAATTTAATATCGGTGGCAAGGCTGGTGATACCCCCAATGAAAAAAATAAGCTATCACCAATGGCTCAAAAATTGTATGAATATCTCACCAGAACTGAACGAATAGAAGCTGATGTAAGAGAGTTCAAAGGCAATTTTAAAGTAAACGGTGAGAGATTCACTGTTGAGCAAATCAAGGGCTGGATGTATGAAATTGTCGGCGCATCTTTAGCAGACTGGATAGGCGAGGGTGTTATCAAGCTTAATCAAATTTGA
- a CDS encoding response regulator → MLRIVIVEPETFTLLGFKAAIEQSPDIEVTGSANCGKIGFQLIEQVNPDVVLVDLLLPDMSGLELTRSIKRKTNSKVVIFTNETHSDFINSAFRHGADSYMLKSADVELIELAIKRAYFYECLLDPKLAKKLLESLYQNRYIDPTFVDKNLIDPPTERQIQVLRLLAQGLVFQDIAKEMFLSVSTVKQYASDLYSKWHVKNRYEAIKRGAMLGYIDYNLIVNE, encoded by the coding sequence ATGCTGAGAATAGTAATTGTTGAACCAGAAACATTCACGCTCTTAGGCTTCAAAGCGGCTATTGAACAATCTCCAGATATAGAAGTTACAGGGTCAGCTAATTGTGGAAAGATAGGTTTTCAGTTAATTGAACAAGTAAATCCTGATGTTGTGTTAGTTGATTTACTATTACCCGATATGAGTGGTTTAGAACTTACTCGTTCAATTAAAAGAAAGACTAATAGTAAAGTTGTCATTTTTACTAATGAGACTCATTCAGACTTTATTAACTCGGCTTTTCGTCATGGTGCTGATTCTTATATGCTCAAGAGTGCTGATGTAGAATTGATTGAACTAGCCATCAAGAGAGCTTACTTTTATGAATGTCTACTTGACCCAAAGCTGGCTAAAAAACTGTTAGAAAGCCTTTATCAAAATAGATATATTGACCCCACCTTCGTTGATAAAAACTTGATAGATCCGCCTACCGAGCGCCAAATACAAGTCCTGCGTTTACTGGCTCAGGGTTTAGTTTTTCAAGATATTGCCAAAGAAATGTTTCTGTCTGTTAGTACGGTCAAACAATATGCCAGTGATTTGTACAGTAAATGGCACGTCAAGAACCGTTATGAGGCGATAAAAAGAGGGGCGATGCTTGGTTATATCGACTATAACTTGATTGTGAATGAATGA
- a CDS encoding HEAT repeat domain-containing protein: protein MHSSRRLHSSSITSSLISLYAGVQMNPSNNHFENFQNEERSTIQIIQLAGGEEDEETYWNYVWILRARGGNEEFVAASKLCESPSPKERTLGVDILAMLGMPQRTFPQQSVDILLKLLSSESNSNVLSTIGFAFGYLKDSRGVLPLINLKNHPDVDVRMGVVFGLISQSNELAIQALIDLSSDECEDIRNWATFGLGSQIETDTPAIRDALFARVISETGQEDTIAEIRGEALLGLALRKDERVINPLIAELESGCVGRLAVEAAKEIGDARLYSALINLQQWWDVDIKLLLEAISSCNSNPSC, encoded by the coding sequence ATGCACAGTTCAAGGAGATTACACAGCAGTAGTATAACTTCATCACTTATTAGTCTCTACGCAGGTGTTCAGATGAATCCAAGTAATAATCATTTTGAAAATTTCCAAAATGAGGAGAGAAGTACAATCCAAATAATTCAACTTGCTGGTGGTGAAGAAGATGAAGAGACGTATTGGAATTATGTTTGGATTTTACGTGCGCGTGGTGGCAATGAAGAATTTGTAGCCGCGTCAAAATTATGTGAAAGTCCTAGCCCAAAAGAAAGAACTTTAGGGGTTGATATATTAGCAATGTTAGGAATGCCACAAAGAACTTTTCCGCAACAAAGTGTAGATATTCTTTTAAAATTATTATCAAGCGAAAGCAACAGCAATGTGCTGTCTACAATTGGATTTGCCTTTGGATATCTAAAAGATTCGAGAGGTGTTTTACCATTAATTAATCTGAAAAATCATCCCGATGTAGATGTGAGGATGGGCGTGGTTTTTGGTTTAATTTCCCAATCAAATGAATTGGCAATTCAAGCATTAATTGATTTATCTAGTGATGAATGTGAAGATATTAGAAATTGGGCAACTTTTGGTTTGGGTTCCCAAATAGAAACTGATACGCCAGCTATTCGAGATGCTTTATTTGCTCGCGTAATTTCCGAAACAGGACAAGAGGACACTATCGCTGAAATTCGTGGAGAAGCATTACTGGGTTTAGCACTGAGAAAAGATGAGCGGGTAATTAATCCGCTCATCGCAGAACTTGAAAGCGGGTGCGTGGGTAGGCTGGCTGTAGAAGCGGCAAAAGAAATAGGAGATGCAAGACTTTATTCAGCGTTGATTAACTTACAACAGTGGTGGGATGTAGATATTAAGTTATTACTTGAGGCAATATCTAGCTGTAACTCTAACCCAAGTTGCTAG